A region of Subtercola boreus DNA encodes the following proteins:
- a CDS encoding HelD family protein, protein MVSSELDRERDYVAKLYARLDDLRSDAQRQLERVHRQDVGGNHQSRSERDAFARVFEDRIVQLNEVDERLAFGRLEAAQPDTSAAPDAESNADADADADESPYRYIGRIGLRDENLKPILLDWRVPQAGPFYQATAATPMGIRSRRHLLSRGRKIVKIEDEIFDGASITDAEASTLQGEGALMASLSAERTGRMHDIVATIQAEQDRIIRSELPGVLVVQGGPGTGKTAVALHRAAYLLYSFRDRLRSSGVLVVGPSRAFLQYIEAVLPSLGETGVVLASVGQLYPGVDATAEDVPEVAVVKGATEMAALVERAIRSRQRVPAESQVLDVNGEPLTLEPQVIANAINRAHESRKPYNEARVTFVKTALNDLTRALAAQLRSHGNTVDEDDYGMLREDLRSAYDVRVALNTAWIPLTPQKLLQDLYARPQWLAELTPSWSPEKRALLRRDRDAPFTVSDVPLLDEAAEHLGEHNERNAAVDREAKKQRKRDVENAENAIRNMDVEGLVHAEDLADTFAEQASRATTAERAAADRTWTYGHIVVDEAQELSPMQWRLLRRRGPLRSFTIVGDIAQASAASSARSWNEAVAPLVGRAKRGEGWRLEELTVNYRTPTQIAEAAQEMAERRGLPVTRSTSVRESEWPITTVHSTLEAVRADRQIASLGTTGVIVLPGILQRTFETLSAALPGEVGLGAAGLTRQVAVMTPQEAKGLEFDSVVIVDPEGILTDIPRGASALYVAMTRPTQRLTFVIEPDVVG, encoded by the coding sequence AGCGGCAGCTCGAACGGGTGCACCGCCAGGACGTGGGGGGCAATCACCAGAGCCGCTCGGAGCGCGACGCGTTCGCCCGGGTGTTCGAAGATCGCATCGTACAGCTCAACGAAGTGGACGAACGGCTGGCGTTCGGCAGGCTGGAGGCCGCGCAGCCCGACACATCCGCAGCCCCTGACGCCGAATCCAACGCAGACGCCGACGCCGACGCCGACGAGTCGCCCTACCGCTACATCGGCCGCATCGGTCTGCGGGACGAGAACCTGAAGCCGATCCTGCTCGACTGGCGCGTGCCGCAGGCGGGCCCCTTCTACCAGGCCACCGCGGCGACACCGATGGGCATCCGTTCCCGGCGTCACCTGCTCAGCCGGGGCCGCAAGATCGTGAAGATCGAGGACGAGATCTTCGACGGCGCCTCGATCACCGACGCCGAGGCCAGCACGCTGCAGGGCGAGGGCGCCCTGATGGCCTCGCTCTCGGCTGAGCGCACCGGACGGATGCACGACATCGTCGCGACCATCCAGGCCGAACAGGATCGCATCATCCGCTCCGAACTGCCCGGCGTGCTGGTCGTGCAGGGGGGCCCGGGCACCGGCAAGACGGCCGTGGCGCTGCACCGCGCCGCATACCTGCTCTACTCGTTCCGCGACCGCCTGCGTTCGTCGGGGGTACTCGTCGTCGGCCCCTCGCGAGCGTTCCTCCAGTACATCGAGGCCGTGCTGCCGAGCCTCGGCGAGACCGGTGTCGTGCTGGCGAGCGTCGGACAGCTCTACCCGGGTGTCGATGCGACCGCCGAAGACGTTCCGGAGGTCGCCGTGGTGAAGGGCGCCACCGAGATGGCCGCGCTGGTCGAGCGCGCCATCCGTTCCCGCCAACGGGTGCCGGCCGAATCGCAGGTGCTCGACGTGAACGGCGAGCCGCTGACGCTCGAACCCCAGGTGATCGCCAACGCCATCAACCGTGCCCATGAGAGCCGGAAGCCCTACAACGAGGCGCGGGTGACCTTCGTGAAGACCGCTCTCAACGACCTCACCCGGGCCCTGGCCGCGCAGCTCCGCTCGCACGGGAACACGGTCGACGAAGATGACTACGGGATGCTGCGAGAAGACCTCCGCTCGGCGTACGACGTGCGTGTTGCGCTGAACACGGCGTGGATCCCGCTGACCCCGCAGAAGCTCCTCCAGGACCTGTATGCCCGCCCGCAGTGGCTCGCCGAGCTGACTCCGAGCTGGAGCCCGGAGAAACGCGCACTGCTCCGCCGCGACCGCGATGCACCGTTCACGGTCTCCGACGTGCCTCTTCTCGACGAGGCCGCAGAGCACCTCGGCGAGCACAACGAACGGAACGCAGCCGTCGACCGCGAGGCCAAGAAGCAGCGGAAGCGCGACGTCGAGAACGCGGAGAACGCCATCCGGAACATGGATGTCGAAGGGCTCGTGCACGCCGAGGACCTCGCCGACACCTTCGCCGAGCAGGCCTCCCGCGCAACCACCGCCGAGCGGGCTGCGGCCGACCGCACCTGGACCTACGGCCACATCGTGGTCGACGAGGCGCAGGAGCTCTCGCCGATGCAGTGGCGGTTGCTCCGCCGGCGTGGGCCGCTCCGCTCGTTCACGATCGTCGGTGACATCGCGCAGGCCAGCGCGGCGTCGAGCGCGCGCAGCTGGAACGAGGCCGTCGCCCCGCTCGTGGGCCGCGCCAAGCGGGGGGAGGGCTGGCGGCTCGAGGAGCTCACGGTGAACTACCGCACACCGACGCAGATCGCGGAAGCCGCACAGGAGATGGCCGAGCGGCGCGGACTGCCGGTGACCCGCTCGACCTCCGTGCGGGAGAGCGAGTGGCCGATCACGACGGTGCACTCGACGCTCGAGGCTGTACGGGCCGACCGGCAGATCGCGTCGCTCGGCACCACGGGCGTCATCGTGCTGCCGGGCATCCTGCAGCGCACGTTCGAGACGCTCAGTGCCGCCCTGCCGGGCGAGGTCGGGCTGGGTGCGGCGGGGCTGACACGCCAGGTCGCGGTGATGACACCCCAGGAGGCCAAGGGGCTCGAATTCGACTCGGTCGTGATCGTGGATCCCGAGGGAATCCTCACCGACATCCCGCGCGGCGCGTCAGCGCTCTACGTGGCGATGACCCGCCCGACCCAACGGCTGACCTTCGTGATCGAACCTGACGTGGTTGGATAG
- a CDS encoding FKBP-type peptidyl-prolyl cis-trans isomerase, with product MTDLTTKPELDAPEGPAPEGLEILDIVEGDGPEATAGSTVDVHYLGVDYESGDEFDSSWSRGTSINFPLRQLIAGWQQGIPGMKVGGRRKLTVPPALAYGAAGGGHALSGRTLIFVIDLKGVS from the coding sequence ATGACAGATCTCACCACCAAGCCAGAACTCGACGCCCCCGAAGGCCCCGCCCCCGAGGGCCTCGAAATCCTCGACATCGTCGAAGGCGACGGCCCCGAAGCCACCGCCGGGTCGACGGTCGATGTGCACTACCTCGGTGTCGACTACGAATCCGGCGACGAGTTCGACTCGTCGTGGAGCCGCGGAACGTCGATCAACTTCCCGCTCCGCCAGCTGATCGCCGGCTGGCAGCAGGGCATCCCCGGCATGAAGGTCGGCGGCCGCCGCAAGCTCACCGTTCCGCCCGCTCTGGCCTACGGTGCCGCGGGTGGCGGGCACGCCCTCTCCGGCCGCACCCTGATCTTCGTGATCGACCTCAAGGGCGTCAGCTAG
- a CDS encoding fatty acid desaturase family protein, translating to MAELRIIRTRPGGDARTTTSAYSALLQTVKNLGLLRRRTGFYWGVFALLVGAMAGTWIAFALLGDSWFQLVVAGVLGILLTQFAFLAHEASHRQVFESGKANDRAGRILASGIVGISYSWWMNKHSRHHAQPNVIGKDPDIERDFVSFKEEDAATTRGIHRWLTRRQGYLFFPVLVLEGLNLHQHALQTVFGRGAVDKRWLEITLLGVRLIGYLAVLFLCLPLGLAFAFVGVQLAVFGVYMGASFAPNHKGMPVLPRDSRVDFLSRQVLTSRNIRGGWSMDTFMGGLNHQVEHHLFPNMPRPALKQAGEIVRDYCETNGILYTETSLTESYGIVVRYLNEVGLAARDPFDCPMAASLR from the coding sequence ATGGCCGAGCTCCGCATCATTCGCACCCGCCCGGGCGGCGACGCCCGTACCACCACCTCCGCGTACTCCGCGCTGCTGCAGACGGTGAAGAACCTCGGGCTGCTGCGGCGGAGGACCGGTTTCTACTGGGGCGTCTTCGCCCTCCTGGTGGGCGCGATGGCCGGAACCTGGATCGCGTTCGCGCTCCTCGGCGACTCGTGGTTCCAACTGGTCGTGGCCGGGGTACTCGGCATCCTGCTGACGCAGTTCGCGTTCCTCGCCCATGAAGCCTCGCACCGGCAGGTGTTCGAATCGGGGAAGGCCAACGATCGCGCGGGCCGGATCCTCGCCTCCGGCATCGTCGGCATCAGCTACTCGTGGTGGATGAACAAGCACTCCCGGCATCACGCCCAGCCCAATGTGATCGGCAAGGATCCCGACATCGAGCGCGACTTCGTCTCGTTCAAGGAGGAGGATGCGGCGACCACCCGCGGCATCCACCGCTGGCTGACGCGTCGCCAGGGCTACCTGTTCTTCCCGGTTCTCGTGCTCGAAGGCCTGAACCTGCACCAGCACGCTCTGCAGACCGTCTTCGGCCGCGGCGCGGTCGACAAGCGCTGGCTCGAGATCACGCTGCTGGGTGTCCGCCTGATCGGCTACCTCGCCGTATTGTTCCTCTGCCTGCCGCTCGGCCTGGCCTTCGCCTTCGTCGGCGTGCAGCTGGCCGTGTTCGGCGTGTACATGGGGGCATCGTTCGCCCCGAATCACAAGGGCATGCCCGTGCTCCCCCGGGACAGCCGGGTCGACTTCCTCAGCCGCCAGGTGCTGACCAGCCGCAACATCCGCGGCGGGTGGAGCATGGACACGTTCATGGGCGGGCTCAACCACCAGGTCGAACACCATCTCTTTCCGAACATGCCGAGACCGGCCCTGAAGCAGGCCGGCGAGATCGTGCGGGACTACTGCGAGACGAACGGCATCCTCTACACCGAGACATCGCTCACGGAGTCGTACGGCATCGTGGTGCGCTACCTCAACGAAGTGGGGCTCGCCGCCCGGGATCCTTTCGACTGCCCGATGGCGGCGAGCCTCCGCTGA
- a CDS encoding MFS transporter, giving the protein MSEAPQKPATDKVEPTRSRFVDLTPLKRSPAFARLWGGAAISGIGGQMTIVAVGLHIYEITQSTFAVSLVGIIALVPMIVFGLYGGILADSFDRRLVALVAGIVAWASTAVLASLAWLRVDVVWPFYLLATVIAVAAVVIGSTRQSIVPRLLPKELLPAASALNGISVGAQITIGPALAGVLVATVGFQWTYTVDVVLFVAAFSGIVSLPKIVPEGDLKRPGFASLVDGMRFLRSAPNVRMTFILDIIAMTFGQPRVLFPAVGAVLLGGGAITVGILTAAAAIGALFSSILSGRLGHVRWQGRAVGSAITVYGLFIAGFGLVLLVSSGSGLHGITESIGDANLPALAIAAVMLAGSGAADNVSSIFRNTILQAAVPDGMRGRIQGVFMVVVTGGPRLGDAYIGILSAFAFLWVPPLMGGVFIVVLVSAIVRGNKRFRHYDALAPTP; this is encoded by the coding sequence GTGAGCGAGGCCCCCCAGAAGCCTGCAACCGACAAGGTGGAACCCACCCGCAGCCGCTTCGTCGACCTCACGCCGCTGAAGCGGAGTCCCGCCTTCGCCAGGCTCTGGGGCGGGGCCGCGATCTCCGGGATCGGCGGCCAGATGACGATCGTCGCGGTCGGGCTGCACATCTACGAGATCACCCAGTCCACCTTCGCCGTCTCGCTCGTCGGCATCATCGCGCTCGTGCCGATGATCGTCTTCGGGCTCTACGGCGGTATCCTCGCCGACTCGTTCGACCGGCGACTCGTCGCCCTGGTGGCCGGGATCGTGGCCTGGGCGTCGACAGCTGTGCTGGCCTCGCTCGCCTGGCTCCGGGTCGATGTGGTCTGGCCGTTCTACCTCCTCGCGACGGTCATCGCGGTCGCGGCTGTGGTGATCGGGTCGACCCGCCAGTCGATCGTGCCGCGGCTGTTGCCGAAGGAACTGCTTCCGGCAGCGTCGGCGCTGAACGGAATCAGCGTGGGCGCCCAGATCACGATCGGCCCCGCCCTCGCTGGCGTGCTCGTCGCCACGGTCGGCTTCCAATGGACCTACACGGTCGACGTGGTGCTCTTCGTGGCAGCGTTCTCGGGCATCGTCTCCCTGCCGAAGATCGTGCCGGAGGGCGACCTGAAACGTCCCGGCTTCGCCTCCCTGGTGGACGGCATGCGGTTCCTCAGGAGCGCGCCGAACGTGCGGATGACCTTCATCCTCGACATCATCGCGATGACGTTCGGGCAGCCCCGGGTGCTGTTCCCGGCGGTGGGCGCCGTACTTCTCGGGGGCGGGGCCATCACCGTGGGCATCCTCACCGCTGCTGCGGCCATCGGTGCCCTGTTCAGCAGCATCCTCTCCGGCCGGCTCGGCCATGTGCGCTGGCAGGGCCGGGCCGTGGGCAGTGCGATCACCGTGTACGGCTTGTTCATCGCCGGGTTCGGGCTCGTTCTCCTGGTCTCCTCCGGCAGCGGTCTGCACGGCATCACCGAGTCGATCGGAGACGCGAATCTGCCGGCCCTCGCCATCGCGGCCGTGATGCTCGCGGGCTCGGGCGCTGCCGACAACGTGAGTTCGATCTTCCGCAACACGATCCTGCAGGCGGCTGTGCCCGACGGGATGCGCGGGCGGATCCAGGGCGTCTTCATGGTTGTGGTGACGGGTGGGCCGCGGCTCGGGGACGCCTACATCGGCATCCTCTCGGCCTTCGCCTTCCTCTGGGTGCCGCCCCTGATGGGTGGCGTGTTCATCGTGGTGCTGGTGTCGGCCATCGTTCGTGGCAACAAGCGGTTCCGCCACTACGACGCGTTGGCACCCACCCCGTGA
- a CDS encoding GNAT family N-acetyltransferase, translating to MTDQTGDSGQTGDSGPEPTGNTVDVRDNPGEQRFEAWFGGELAGIAFYQLQAGQLTFTHTEVQPGFEGHGIGGALANGALTAARASGAPVVPLCPFIADYIRKHPAFLDLVPGPVQKRLEL from the coding sequence ATGACCGACCAGACGGGCGACTCCGGACAGACGGGCGACTCCGGACCGGAGCCGACCGGCAACACGGTCGACGTGCGGGACAACCCGGGCGAGCAGCGCTTCGAGGCCTGGTTCGGCGGTGAGCTGGCCGGCATCGCGTTCTACCAGCTGCAGGCGGGCCAGCTCACCTTCACCCACACCGAGGTGCAGCCCGGGTTCGAGGGGCACGGCATCGGCGGAGCCCTGGCTAACGGTGCGCTGACGGCGGCCCGGGCATCCGGTGCACCCGTCGTTCCGCTCTGCCCGTTCATCGCCGACTACATCCGCAAGCACCCCGCCTTCCTCGATCTCGTCCCCGGACCGGTGCAGAAGCGCCTCGAGCTGTGA
- a CDS encoding isopenicillin N synthase family dioxygenase, which translates to MSITTPTPSSLAFGQSELRLPVLDLSRLQGGDAEAEAFRSELRQATHDFGFFYLTGHGVPQPLIDRVIGTARAFFALPEADKLAIENLQSPQFRGYTRVGGELTQGRVDWREQIDIGAEREPVARGEGVADYWRLEGPNQWPDALPELREVMTEWRDTLTEVALTLLRAWAVSLGSPADIFDEAFADRPFPLIKIVRYPGKSDPEPKQGVGAHKDSGVLTLLFVEDGKAGLQVEKDGEWIDAPPLSGTFVVNIGELLEVATDGYLKATVHRVISPRIGDDRISIPFFFSPALDAKVPALVLPEELARDAAGVTLDPANPIYKTYGENALKSRLRAHPDVASLHHGDLVGEAGGAS; encoded by the coding sequence ATGTCAATCACCACGCCGACACCCTCTTCTCTCGCGTTCGGCCAGAGCGAGCTGCGGCTCCCTGTTCTCGACCTCTCCCGACTCCAGGGCGGCGACGCCGAGGCGGAAGCCTTCCGCTCGGAACTCCGGCAGGCCACGCACGATTTCGGCTTCTTCTACCTGACCGGCCACGGCGTGCCGCAGCCCCTCATCGACAGGGTCATCGGCACCGCGCGGGCGTTCTTCGCCCTGCCCGAGGCCGACAAGCTCGCGATCGAGAACCTACAGAGCCCCCAGTTCCGCGGCTACACCCGGGTCGGCGGCGAGCTGACCCAGGGCAGGGTCGACTGGCGCGAACAGATCGACATCGGCGCCGAGAGGGAGCCAGTCGCCCGCGGCGAGGGTGTGGCCGACTACTGGCGCCTCGAAGGCCCGAACCAGTGGCCGGATGCCCTGCCGGAGCTCCGCGAGGTGATGACCGAGTGGCGCGACACTCTCACCGAGGTCGCCCTGACACTGCTCCGCGCCTGGGCGGTCTCGCTCGGCTCCCCCGCCGACATCTTCGACGAGGCGTTCGCCGACCGGCCCTTCCCGCTCATCAAGATCGTGCGCTACCCGGGCAAGAGCGACCCGGAGCCCAAGCAGGGCGTCGGCGCACACAAGGACTCGGGTGTTCTGACCCTGCTCTTCGTCGAAGACGGCAAGGCGGGCCTCCAGGTCGAGAAGGACGGCGAGTGGATCGACGCTCCCCCGCTCTCCGGAACGTTCGTCGTGAACATCGGCGAGCTGCTCGAAGTGGCCACCGACGGCTACCTGAAGGCCACCGTGCACCGGGTCATCTCGCCCCGCATCGGCGACGATCGCATCTCGATCCCCTTCTTCTTCAGCCCGGCCCTCGACGCGAAGGTGCCGGCCCTCGTGCTGCCGGAGGAGTTGGCCCGGGATGCCGCGGGTGTGACCCTCGACCCCGCGAACCCGATCTACAAGACGTACGGCGAGAACGCGTTGAAGTCGAGGCTGCGGGCGCATCCGGATGTCGCTTCCCTCCACCACGGCGACCTGGTCGGCGAGGCCGGGGGCGCTTCATGA
- a CDS encoding PaaI family thioesterase: protein MTLADDVAPGLTGIEQLRALIDAGVQPNIGRTMNFDLVEIGEGTAVFTGTPTADVYNPIGSVHGGYAAALLDSACGCAVHSLLKADQAYTTLELKVSYLRGMTVDTGEVRAEGRVIKMGGRAAFTEATLTDAQGRLLATATSTLLVIQR from the coding sequence ATGACGCTCGCCGACGACGTGGCCCCCGGACTGACCGGAATCGAACAGCTGAGAGCGCTCATCGACGCCGGCGTGCAGCCCAACATCGGACGCACGATGAACTTCGATCTCGTCGAGATCGGTGAGGGAACGGCTGTGTTCACCGGCACCCCGACGGCCGATGTGTACAACCCGATCGGCTCGGTGCACGGTGGGTACGCCGCGGCCCTGCTCGACTCGGCCTGCGGGTGTGCCGTGCACTCACTGCTGAAGGCCGACCAGGCGTACACCACCCTCGAACTGAAGGTCTCGTACCTCCGCGGCATGACAGTCGACACCGGTGAGGTGCGAGCAGAGGGCCGGGTCATCAAGATGGGCGGCCGTGCGGCGTTCACCGAGGCGACGCTGACGGATGCTCAGGGGCGCCTGCTCGCGACGGCGACGTCGACGCTGCTGGTCATCCAGCGCTGA
- a CDS encoding fluoride efflux transporter FluC, with protein MSESEPGPGDTEPRSAAPGNTDPRDYELPYDSDVEVDDIETGSLAAPPSALPVHLRPSFLLLVGVGGAAGTLARYTLQQTVAPLGGVPVITLLINLAGAFLLGLLLETLVRRGTDQGARRVLRLLLGTGALGGFTTYSALSVDTFTLLHEGAPASALLYAFGTLVLGAVASIVGIAVGVRANRRADGRD; from the coding sequence ATGAGTGAGAGCGAGCCCGGCCCGGGCGACACCGAACCCCGGAGTGCCGCACCCGGGAACACCGACCCCCGCGACTACGAGCTGCCGTACGACAGCGACGTCGAGGTCGACGACATCGAGACCGGGTCGCTGGCGGCCCCGCCGTCGGCGCTGCCCGTTCACCTCCGTCCCAGCTTCCTCCTGCTCGTCGGGGTCGGCGGTGCTGCAGGCACGCTCGCGCGGTACACCCTGCAGCAGACCGTCGCTCCGCTCGGCGGTGTGCCGGTCATCACCCTGCTCATCAACCTCGCCGGTGCGTTCCTGCTGGGGCTGCTGCTCGAGACGCTGGTGCGGCGGGGAACAGACCAGGGAGCACGCCGTGTGCTCCGCCTGCTCCTCGGAACGGGCGCCCTCGGCGGCTTCACCACGTACAGCGCCCTCTCCGTCGACACGTTCACGCTCCTCCATGAGGGCGCCCCCGCTTCCGCCCTCCTCTATGCCTTCGGCACGCTCGTGCTGGGAGCGGTAGCGAGCATCGTCGGTATCGCTGTCGGCGTGCGGGCGAATCGCCGAGCTGACGGGAGAGACTGA
- the crcB gene encoding fluoride efflux transporter CrcB, with protein sequence MAPLLVALLVAVFGGLGSITRFVVDGVVRSRLGTAYPFGTTLINLSGALFLGFVTSLALGQVLSNDWRLLLGTGFLGGYTTFSTASFETVRLLQAGRYRAALANGVGMLVVSVALAGAGFWLGTFIAGS encoded by the coding sequence ATGGCTCCGCTCCTCGTCGCCCTGCTGGTCGCCGTCTTCGGCGGGCTCGGGTCCATCACCCGCTTCGTCGTGGATGGGGTCGTCCGCTCCCGCCTCGGCACGGCCTACCCGTTCGGCACAACCCTCATCAACCTCAGCGGCGCCCTGTTTCTCGGCTTCGTCACCTCCCTTGCGCTCGGCCAGGTGCTCTCGAACGACTGGCGCCTCCTGCTCGGCACCGGTTTCCTCGGGGGGTACACGACGTTCAGCACCGCGAGTTTCGAGACGGTCAGGTTGCTGCAGGCGGGCCGGTACCGTGCGGCCCTCGCGAACGGTGTCGGGATGCTCGTGGTCTCCGTTGCTCTCGCGGGAGCGGGTTTCTGGCTCGGCACGTTCATCGCCGGTTCATAG
- a CDS encoding FAD:protein FMN transferase, translated as MSRDLRGAPPATASRDWPVWSTTARIVVTDPALVDAASTVLVTVLDEVERACSRFSPASELARLRPQLADGAPVSPMLATLVGVALAAARRSGGSVDPTLGNAMSRLGYDRDFADLDPAREPVHSGRPVPAGLTVPAGLPVPVITLSSSVPGWRRIGLVEEGDQTLLVVPTDLALDLGATAKAYAADIAAARVTEQLGCGVLVSLGGDIATAGPAPEGGWQVTVCDLPGDPECQVTLTAGQALATSSTQKRRWRQHGQTFHHILDPTRGLPADPVWRTVTVAAGSCVEANTLATASIVRGAGGLVWLAAQRASARLVDRSGRVLGLCGWPDENSVHVWAAS; from the coding sequence ATGAGCCGCGACCTCCGCGGAGCGCCGCCCGCCACGGCCTCCCGAGACTGGCCGGTCTGGAGCACGACCGCCCGCATCGTCGTGACCGATCCGGCGCTGGTGGATGCCGCATCCACCGTTCTGGTGACCGTGCTCGACGAGGTCGAGCGGGCCTGCAGCCGGTTCTCGCCCGCTTCCGAGCTGGCCCGCCTCCGACCGCAGTTGGCCGACGGCGCCCCGGTCAGCCCGATGCTGGCGACGCTGGTGGGTGTCGCACTCGCCGCCGCACGGCGTTCAGGCGGTTCGGTCGACCCGACTCTCGGCAACGCGATGAGCCGACTGGGCTACGACCGCGACTTCGCCGACCTCGACCCCGCGCGCGAGCCGGTGCACTCCGGACGACCTGTGCCTGCCGGACTGACTGTGCCTGCCGGACTGCCCGTACCGGTCATCACCCTCTCCTCATCCGTTCCCGGCTGGCGGCGCATCGGCCTCGTCGAGGAAGGCGATCAGACCCTGCTCGTCGTGCCGACCGATCTCGCCCTCGACCTCGGCGCCACCGCGAAGGCGTACGCCGCCGACATCGCCGCCGCCCGCGTCACGGAACAGCTCGGCTGCGGAGTTCTCGTGAGCCTCGGCGGCGACATCGCCACCGCCGGCCCCGCTCCAGAGGGCGGTTGGCAGGTGACCGTCTGCGACCTGCCGGGTGACCCCGAATGCCAGGTCACCCTCACCGCAGGCCAGGCGCTTGCAACATCGAGCACGCAGAAGCGGCGCTGGCGACAGCACGGGCAGACCTTCCACCACATCCTCGACCCCACGCGCGGCCTCCCGGCTGACCCGGTCTGGCGCACCGTGACCGTCGCAGCGGGCAGCTGTGTCGAAGCCAACACGCTGGCGACAGCATCCATCGTCCGGGGAGCGGGCGGACTGGTCTGGCTCGCCGCACAGCGGGCATCCGCTCGCCTCGTCGACCGGTCGGGCCGGGTGCTCGGCCTCTGCGGCTGGCCCGACGAGAACAGCGTGCACGTGTGGGCGGCGAGCTGA
- a CDS encoding ferric reductase-like transmembrane domain-containing protein, producing the protein MGGELIMDAAQLDAALWALGRGTGVVSLVALTLSIVLGVLTRSGRPLPGLPRFSITLLHRNLSLIACVFLVIHIVSLFFDSFAQLTLLDLVVPFFGNFLPFWQGLGTVAVDLLIAVMVTALLRNRLGLRTFRVVHWLVYAMWPVALAHGIGNGTDGTSPWFLWLAAVSVLLVVASVVWRVSSRFVEFSGLRVTGLPDPVLTISSRESR; encoded by the coding sequence GTGGGCGGCGAGCTGATCATGGATGCCGCACAGCTCGATGCCGCTCTCTGGGCCCTCGGCCGCGGAACCGGCGTGGTGTCGCTCGTCGCCCTGACTCTGTCGATCGTGTTGGGCGTGCTCACCCGCTCCGGGCGGCCGCTGCCCGGACTCCCGAGGTTCTCGATCACGCTGCTGCACCGGAACCTCTCGCTGATCGCCTGCGTCTTCCTGGTCATCCACATCGTGTCGCTGTTCTTCGACTCGTTCGCCCAGCTGACCCTTCTCGACCTGGTGGTGCCGTTCTTCGGGAACTTCCTGCCGTTCTGGCAGGGGCTCGGCACGGTTGCCGTCGACCTGCTGATCGCTGTGATGGTGACCGCGCTCCTCCGCAACAGGCTGGGCCTCCGAACATTCCGCGTCGTGCACTGGCTGGTCTACGCGATGTGGCCCGTCGCCCTCGCCCACGGCATCGGCAACGGCACCGACGGCACGAGTCCGTGGTTCCTGTGGCTCGCCGCAGTCAGCGTGCTGCTGGTGGTGGCGTCTGTGGTCTGGCGGGTGTCGAGCCGGTTCGTGGAGTTCTCCGGGCTGCGTGTGACGGGGCTGCCCGACCCGGTCCTCACCATCTCGAGCAGGGAATCCCGATGA